The following is a genomic window from Calliphora vicina chromosome 5, idCalVici1.1, whole genome shotgun sequence.
tggcgctaaggtaattatctgtatttggtggaagcaaaagggtcgtatatattatgagctgctgaaatctgaccagaccatcacacaGAACCTGAactgcaactgattcgtttgaagctagacatgaaatcgtaatatttcatcatggcAATGATAGGCCACATGTTGAAATAccagttaaaaactatttagaatgaagtggaaAGTTTTGTctcaaccgctttatagtccagacttttTCGATCAATGCAAAACGATCTCTGTGAAATATGCTAATttgttattggcctcaaaagaagaGCAGtgcttttggctcggaatccatatgttgccagaaagatgggaaaatgtcatagctaactaTGGTAAATACTCTGAACGAATTtgtattgtaaaaatgtttctgtAGTGAAAATTTATGTATACCGTCTCtgtgggatacacttcactttggaacagagtatccgatatagacttcattcgttcttggcctcaaaagatgagcagttcttttggatcggaatccatatgctgccagaaaggtgggaaaaggtcatattGAACGAATTtgtattgtaaaaatgtttctgtAGTGAGAATTTATGTAGACAGTCAGGCATAGTGGAGGACTGTAGGAGAGTTCTTGAAGAGTTATTAGTACACTAATCAATAAGATTGTGTTGGATATCAGGGCACTGTAACATACAGGGAAATGAGGTAGCGGATGAATTGGCCAGACATGTATCATATCTGGACCATGGTAATATGGACCGGTGTGTAACATCTCCTATTTTTCACTACTACAGGCTAATATTTGAAAGATAACGTGACTCTACCAACCAATCTTGAAATAGTTAGACGAATTGTCAAGTGTCCAAGAAATGTTGGCCAAAACTGGATGCAAAGGCAACCAAAACACTAATTGGGTTGGATAGTTGTAGTCTCAGAATAGAAGTGATAACCGGTCACTGTTCAATTGGGGCCTTTATAGGTAAATGGGATAATAGCATACAGGATTGGGTTGGGTAGATGTAGTCTCAGAAcaggagtgataaccggtcacTGTTCAATTGGGGCCTTTATAGGTAAATGGGATAATAGCATACAggatttttgtagaatatatgGGGATGCAGAGGAATTGAAGACAGTAGAGAACATTATGTGCAGCTGCCCGGGACTTAAATGTCTAGGTACCAGAGCcgaaaatgaatcatttatttttgaattaattcgcgaattatTCATACACTGAAttagcaaatttttaattaattcttttcacacaaaaaaattaattgaatgaaatttgagtcaattcaaatgaattgcaattcatttccaattcaaataaatttgtcaaatgaatttcaattaatttccaattcaaatgaatttgtagaatgaattgcaattcgtttctaattcaaatgaatttgtcaacgtgaattacaattaatttccaattcaattgaattgattttgaattaaaaaaataattagcaattcatttccaactcatttgaattgaattgattgaaatagattttgtaagtaaatctacAGTAAACATCACTGTCGTTTTGTTattcaactaattttgtatgtaaaagaCAACAAGTATTACTCTCATTTTGTATATCACCTAGTAAAGTCCAAAGACAAACAATTCTTAGATTTGAAATTCCCATGATATACTGGAATTGTCTGATAACGGCAGaatataaattgaattattAGGTATCGACGAAAATCCTATCAAAAtgggaaaaattttgtttatttgctaaaagaaacttaaatttgtgtttttatcaaacaataattttttgtttaaataatctcATATTTGTATGttctggaattttttttcaatagaattttAAAGATTAAACAAACACCATGTTTTCTATGATCAGGAGCGGATCCAGGAAAAGGCTTTTCAATTTGTGtactgaatattttatttttcattccccctagatctgctcttgttgttgtagcaacaatgtttgctgagttgacagccagtgaactcgggtcattccggtgcgtagaaccggctgtcgtgggaatgatctgctcttgaatttgattgattgcaactcatttctgatttcattcatttgaatcgCAATTCATTGTTCCAATTCATTggaatgaattcaaaatcaattcaattaaaacgaattggaaatgaattgcaattcacattaacaaattcatttgaattgaaaacgaattgcaattcattttacaaatttatttgaattggaaataaattgaaattcatttctgcctaattcgtttgcatttcttcaaatttcaatcaatttatttttattgtgaaaagaattaaaatcaagaaagaataattcatttacagctctgctatGTACTAGATTCCTAGAAATGGCTGTAAATTGGGTGACATTCTAGGTTTTATCAGGGGAATAGGTTAGCTATTTAAAGGATATTCTACGATGAATTCAAATCTGTAACCACTTTCACCTTTTTTACGCAGATTTggatttttctatttgtttctCCTTTTGCTAAATGTCTAtaggggttgtcatagaatccaatcattgtcggaatcgggtttgaaaacgacagaaaaagtacattggtctagttttatattcgatctagaattaaattccttatcgattaaacaaaaaattacattgaaTTTCTTAAGTCAAATGTAcattttttgtcgttttcaaaaccgattcccacaatgattggattctatgacaactcCGATACGGGGTTAAATCTGCAATAAATATCACCTATAATaccaaaaatacaattttataaaaaggaactgaattaatttaacatttgtttaccaaaaaataaacatattctaataaatttaaaaaggttGCGATATTTccttcggaatggtttcaattccgtagtttttattccgttCGATTTCGTTTTACGTTCTTCAGagtccgtgtaatttattaattccaaaaatatttaataatattgtatttctgattttaatttgtcaggggttttcatattaaaacaaatgtgaaggatttggtacagaaattgattaaacatttcagaaaaccaaataattataatgaaatatcaattccactttgaaaactgaaagcggttgcattccgaaagaaattttcgttttactttttgtgaagaagcaaaatacggaattaattccactttcgatcggaatggaattctttGGCAGGCCTGTATACATAACTtttgttgatttaaattaaatggaaGAAATAATAGTAGTAATTCATACCGGTTTATACTCCAATATATTTGACTGAGATGATAATTTAGCAATTTATAACAGGAAAAAGAACTTTAAAAAGTTTAACAAGAAAATACaagaaactatttttaatttacaaaaaaaatatcgtgGTGCTCTGGTTTGTTCACCCCTGTAGTATAGAGTATGTTTAACgaaagctttttttattgaaaaaagctttttgtcaACACACAGAACCATACAGAGTAACACACAGAGAGAACACTTAAAACTGCTAAAAAAAGCTCCTAAAATAATTATTACACATGTGACagctacaataacaaaatataagatatttttacaaatacatttgcaacatttaagtttttgacattttaatttgatttcaaacAATTGACTTACCTCTCTAGCTAGTCTCTGAACATATGGTGAACTCATTCATACCTcgtcatattattattatctcGCCCAGTTTGTAGTTGTTATTGCAACCAAAAATTCTATAAGAGGTAAAAAGTAAGTAATTAATCACttgataaaaaatacttaagATTATTCTTTCtggaacaaattaaaaaattgcttaataatttttaggaaaatcttTACCAAAAATGGCTGAAGTTAGCGGTTTATCTAACTCGGAAGCTGATGAATTATGCAAATCGGCAGATCCCTCTACAAAGGTGTGatttagacaaatatttttttataactattttgttaaattaaattccattttcttttatttttaggaTTTCCTTTTCCAACAGACCATGTACCGCATTAAAGATCCCCGCAAATCATTGCCTTTCTATACCGGTGTTTTGGGTATGACTTTGTTGGTGAAATTGGATTTCCCAGAAGCtaaattttctttgtattttatGGGGTTGGTATAAAAAGTATAGTAGGTATTTGTTACAGTATTTTATAATGGGTTTCTTTTTATGTTTAGTTATGAAAATCCCGCTGATGTCCCTAAAGATCAAAAGGAACGCACTAAATGGGCCATGTGCCGTAAGGCAACAATTGAATTAACTCAGTAAGTTTAAAGACTTTGTACCCACACGCACCAACAAGTGTAAATCGATTGGTTTTTATCTTTTGCTTAAGAAAAGTTTGTTGAAGAGGGTGAGGCGTAAAATGTGTTAAGAAATGTAGGGAAAGATTTTTTGTAAAGATATGAAatgagaaatttattattatttacttctAAAGTAATGTAAtgaattatatttttgagattGGTTGGTCTTTATTTAAGACTTATATTAGCTGCATTCGTAGGTATTTATTAAGTCTTATATCtccttcaattgtaggtctttatttgatattatcaggcctgtcacacattttgttcggaatgctTTCAATTCTGTAGTTTTTACTCTGATCGATTtagttttaggttcttcagattctttgcaatttattaattccaaaaatatttaataattctatatttctgttttaaatttcataacgttttttatattaaaacaaaaggaaagcttttggtacagaaaatgattaaaaattttagaaaaacaaataattacaaagaaatatcaattccaatatgaaaactgaaagtggtttcattccgaaagaaattttcgttttactttttctgaagaagcaaaatacggaattaattctactttcgatcggaatggaattctgtgacaggcctgtatattaGCTGCAAGAATACATTCAATTTTTAAGGCAAAagaattcgaatttcaaaaaagtaccaaaaagatttctagtctttattgatctgagccagatgcatttaaaattgtatttctatgtgtatttatttaggaGATATACATATTCTACGGGGACTATTTTTACCCCTTATGGCCACTTgggtttcgaatttcaaaaaaaaaataaccagacaCCGGTCAGCTCTTTTTTGGATTAAAGGCGGacacatttaaaatattcacccctatcgcgaatcaatatttcacatgaaatattttccctttaccttttttcgttcatcaactgtgttcacgtgaaaaaattccccttgttgtgaaatttttagatgaaattttgtaaataataaacagctgctacgaacaaaatcaactattgtgaatgtaaagttaatcgtgatattcccgatagcaattttcccttcgagggaaatggatatttcatgggaacaaaatttcacatgttattgccgataggggtgattatttctaggtttatttgttttgtagaTATAGAGGTACTGGTTTTATCTGGTTTTGCCGAATTTATCCACCTTAATgaccaaatttccaaaaatcccttcttaaaTTAACCAACCCATTACCCGAATTTCAAGTTTAAAGCTTTGatgaatgaatcagtcagtcacgtTACCCTTTTATATAtagctcatttgctgcaacaacgttataactcaaaatccgtgtttttttgaacggagtaatacaaaatatgcgccatTCTATAGTCACCCatatcgcgaatcaacatttcacatgaaatattttcccttttccttttttcgttcatcaactttgtccacgtgaaaaaaattccccttgttgtgaa
Proteins encoded in this region:
- the Glo1 gene encoding lactoylglutathione lyase translates to MAEVSGLSNSEADELCKSADPSTKDFLFQQTMYRIKDPRKSLPFYTGVLGMTLLVKLDFPEAKFSLYFMGYENPADVPKDQKERTKWAMCRKATIELTHNWGTESDPDQSYHNGNSDPRGFGHIGVMVPDVYAACKRFEEMGVDFVKKPDDGRMKGLAFIKDPDGYWIEIFNANTVC